TGCTAAGGCAGGTGCTGCTAAGTACCAGTGGCAGATTATGCAGAGCATAGGTGTTCCAGACGAAGAGATCAAAGAGTTTGCTGATGAGCATTATTGGCTGGACTATTTCCCGCCAAGAGCTGTTAGCGATCTTCAAAGAATGGGAATTCATGTAAGTATTTGTTAATATGTCGCCTTGCACCCGCGCGAGTTAGCGGAGGCCCTTAACAAAGCTCTGAATGTAGCACTAGCACTTACATTATGAACTTACTTTTCAATAGGTGGATTGGCGTCGCAAGTTCATAACGACCGACGCGAACAAATTCTTCGATTCGTTCGTGCAATGGCAATTCCACCACCTCCGCGAGCGTAACAAGATAAAGTACGGCAAGCGGCACACGATATTCTCGCCGCGGGACCGGCAGCCCTGCATGGACCACGACCGCAGCAGCGGCGAGGGCGCCGGCCCGCAGGAGTACACGCTCGTTAAGATGGAAGTGTTAGAACCGCTGCCGGAAGTCTTCAAGTAAGAACTTTAACAAACCACTTGTCACTTGCTTTCGCTTCGTTCGCGTGAACCTGGCTGTTTCCGATGCCGAATCGTGATCTGGCattggaattgaaattttgTGATTTGCTTGAAATTCTCGTGAGGATTCTCCAAAATTATGTTGGTGTTCTTTTGTGTTGTATTAAAAACACCCGCGCAAAATTGCACATCTCTGAATgcagcggttgagattttgaaatttaacacgcGTAAATCCCGATCCCGTTTAAACACTGGTTTCAAAAATAACTAATATGCCAGAGATCCAGCCATCTTCAAACTAAATTGTATTGCATCTGTTTTTTCGATTTTAGGTCTTTTAAAGGAAAGAAGATCAGCCTGGTAGCAGCGACGCTGAGACCAGAAACAATGTACGGCCAAACAAACTGCTGGGTTCACCCTGACATCAAATACATAGCGTTCGAAACCATCAAGGATGGAATTTTCGTGTGCACAAAACGCGCTGCCAGGAACATGGCTTACCAGGGTTTCACAGACAAGGATGGAGAGTTCAAAATTCTCAAAGAAATAGTAGGCCAAGATATGTTCGGCATATCTCTGAAATCACCACTGACTTGTTACCCCAAGATCTATGCGCTGCCGATGCTGACGATCAAGGAAGACAAAGGTACGGGGATCGTCACAAGTGTGCCCTCAGATTCGCCTGATGATTATGCCGCCCTGGTTGATCTACAAAAGAAGCCGGCGTTCCGCGACAAATATGGCATAAAAGACGAAATGGTCCTCCCCTTCAAGCCGGTCCCGATTCTCGAAATCCCCGAGCTAAGTAACCTGTCAGCTGTATACTTGTACGAGAAACTTAAAATTCAAAGCCAAAACGATAAAGATAAACTTACAGAAGCGAAAGAACTGGTCTACCTCAAAGGCTTCTACGACGGGGTATTACTAGTTGGTGAATATAAGGGGCAGAAAATTCAGGATGTAAAGAAGCTTCTGCAGACCAAGCTTATTAAAGAAAACGGTGCCGTTATATACTACGAGCCTGAAAAAACCATCATGTCGCGGTCTGGTGACGAGTGTGTCGTGGCGCTGTGTGACCAGTGGTACCTGGATTATGGAACGGACGAGTGGAAGGCCCAGGCCGAGAAGTGTCTCGCAGAAATTAACACGTACCACGACGAGGTTCGGAAGAACTTTCAGGCTACTCTAAACTGGCTGCATGAATATGCGTGCTCAAGAACTTATGGTCTTGGTAAATGTGATACCTATTTGAAATGCTTCTTAACCATATTTCTAATCTTTTCATGTGTGAGTGTGATaggtaataatattaataatgattttgtttttcagGAACCAAATTACCATGGGACCAGCAGTGGCTAATAGAGTCCCTGTCTGACTCCACAATATACAATGCTTATTACACCATAGCGCACTATATCCAGGGCGGCACGTTCCGCGGAGATAAAAAGAACGCTCTTGATATAAAGCCGGAACAGATGACACTCGAGGTTTGGGATTACATCTTTTTCAAAGGTGCGCCCTTCCCGAAACACACGAAGATACCAAAGAAATCTTTGGATCTGATGAAAGCCTCTTTCAATTTCTGGTAAGCTAAACACCAAAACGAAcgaatgaattttaaaacacccTTGTAGATAAATCTCCCTCCAGGCGTATtgggttagttttttttttactgaacttACTCTTCGTTTTAGGTATCCAGTAGATGTGAGAGTGTCAGGAAAAGATCTGATTCAAAATCATTTAACATATTACATTTACAACCATTGTGCTATTTGGCCGAACGAAGAGGATAAATGGCCGAAAGGTATCAGAGCGAACGGCCATCTGATGTTGAATTCGGCGAAAATGTCCAAGAGTGAGGGTAACTTCTTGACCCTGGCGGAGAGTATTGAGAAGTTCAGCGCCGATGGAATGAGGCTGACTCTAGCGGATTCTGGGGACTCGGTGGAAGATGCCAATTTCGTGGAGAGCACGGCTGATGCCGCCATTTTGAGACTGTACACGTTTATTGAGTGGGTAAAGGAGATGATGGCAGCGAAGTCTACGTTACGAACAGGCAAgtctgttaaataaaaaaatactacttattttGAGGATTAAATAGTTAAGATTAGGTTTACATTATTTCCGCTTGCTAGTATCGCTAATGTGACTTTGCCTGTCTTTTTGTCACAAAGGACTAAATTAGCTACTCGAAAGTAAATAAACTCAACGGAATTAGAAAATGAGTTGGTGGTattcatgggcagtggtgataatttcccatcataaattaaaagacagtaataattgaaaaataaaaacaaaagtatgtattcaaaatcataatcataactgTAGCTGGCTTGACTCAGTGTCTAGCTGTAGTATATATTTCGTAATGAAGTAAATAACTAAGAGTACCTTATACTTACAGGCCCATACAACTTCCACGACAAGGTGTTTATCAGCGAAATGAACATGAAAATCAACCAGACAGACGACAGTTACAACAAGATGTTGTTCAAGGAAGCGCTAAAGAGCGGCGTGTTCGAGCTGCAGGCCGCCAGGGACAAGTATCGCGAGCTGTGCTCCGAGGGCGGCTTGCACGGGGAGCTGGTGGCGCGCTACATAGACACGCAGGCGCGGCTGCTGGCGCCGATATGCCCGCACGTGGCTGAACATGTGTGGGAGCTGCTCGGAAACGTGAGTACTCGTATAATTATtagagcccggaattttgcgtgcggctattgacagaatGTGGGgggagagcaccgctttttaatttacctaaatAAACAGCACTTGCAAGAAAATGCCTACTTACCTTATCAACTCTTTATAGATTATAGATatctaataaatatgtattgacACTGGGAGCTTCAATCTTGAAACCTCAatcaataggtaggtattttctgttttattttatcaaagggtAGGCAAACAAGCTACGTAACATTAAGCGGTCTCAGAGGGATCTTTTCTcgagttataaaatataaagattttCGTAATAGTTGTGATTGCAATAAAGTAACTTGAacggattaaactttccgatatttCGAACTTTTTCCATCATTGACCGCTGAAAAAGTACGTACCATCGGAAAGTTTCAGGtttcgataacatcgataaaaggCGGTGCTCTCTctctacaatctgtcaataggcACACGCAAAATTCCAGGCcctaatcattatcatcatcccagcctatatgacgtcccactgctgggcacacgcctcctttcagaatgagacggctggggccgtagttcccacgcgggcccagtacggattgggaacttcacacattgATTTACTTCCGACTTGCTGAAGaaaccgtggtagcctagtggtttgacctatcgcctctcaagcagaggttcgtgggttcaaacccacgcccgcacccctgagtttttcgaaattcatgtgcgaaattaaatttgaaatttaccatgagctttatacggtgaaggaaaacatcgtgacgaaacctgcatacatggcccaagctctcttattctaagaggaggcctgtgcccagcagtgggacgtaaataggctgggataggATGGCTAAAGAAACGACGATCGATATTCTCCATTTGTTTGATTTTAGTGTTCGTTTTGCTCGTAGCTATTATTATCGGTCTAAGCATATCTAATGCGAAAAGCTATGGATATTAATAATGAAACTAACACCTTGTGAATAAGAATTGtctatatatacctacctattcattTGCGCGATACACCGGGGCAAACGCTCTTTGTTGGACCTCCCACGAGGTGGGCTGATGGCCTAATTAGTCGCTTCTTGTGATGAAGGACATTAAATCGCGACTTTTCATTGTTAAGCCTTTGAGAGTGGCTTCAATTTAATATTGGATTTTTTTCTATCTGTTGTTGCTGCTGATTATGATGACATTCATGAATTGTCTGACTCGTATATGAACTCCAATCCTTGAAATACAAACCTCGCTCCATCGCTACCACACGTACAACTTATAGGACAGCAACGtctgtacggtcaaggactttaattcatgcattcaccatggaaccatttcacagtaaacgtcatagtgacattgcattaattaacaaggaaaatcgtaatgacttttcctttgagaaggttccatggtggctcatgacatgaattaaagtccttcaCTGTCCTCTTCcatattaagagcgtttatacctgctgagctggcaaatattattccataaaataaaaataaaagtctattattcgtgatagacttttatattctttaaaaacggtcaaatgtttattaacggtttttaaagaaaataaatgtctATCACGAATTGGagaacagaccacatttttaattttcattaaatttttatggtataatcgagaaacacaaacaaaaatgcaacgttgccagctcagcaggtttAAACGTTCTTAACTTGTTTGTTTTACAGAAAACTAGCATTCTCCACGCGCGTTGGCCAGTGGTGGACGAGATCGACGAAGTGGCCGTGAAAGCGAGCAACTACTTCATGGATGCGACTCACAACTTCCGCATCTACCTGAAGAATCACTGCGCGGTCAAGAAAGCGAAAAAGGGCGAGGCGCCCAAGCAGGAGCCGAAGCCCAATAAAGCGGTGATTTGGGTTGCCAAGGAGTATCCACGGTGGCAGCATATCATACTCACCACACTTAAGGAGCTGAACGGTGTAAGGTTTAACAGCTCattattttcaaccgactttaaaaaactGATTGACAACTGACTTtagacgactggatggccaagtggttagagaacctgactacgaagcttgaggtcccgggttcgattctcggccggggcagatatttgtatgaataatacgaatgtttgttctcgggttttggatgtttaatatgtatttatctatataagtacgtttatccgttgcctagtatccatagtacaagctttgcttagcttgggactaggtcagttggtgtcgAGTGTCCcaagctataaaaaaaaaattagtaattcATTGGTTTGGGAAGGGGTATGGGGAAATTTTAATGCCTTGCTCTTTTGCCAAAATGAGGTTTGAATATGGAAATGCGATACAATTTCATTATTTAGGGAGGTGTCtacacatattttatttatttactttagacCATCTATTTCGATTCgatgaacccacgaccctctgcttgagaggcgataggtcaaaccactaggcttctatactacgaagtgtataattcgaacttcgtattttgccgtcccgctgacgcttatattatagtgagagggacggtacaatacgaacttcgattttcgaatttcgtagcagcccccCTTGTCTAAACCCGGATgtttaatcccatggaaaaaatgtaaacgaaggtgttgccgttatcaaaaaacatttgcagaatccaagatattttattcttttcacatttgccagaaatcgacttcccattaaaaaattgtttttcttaatcaagataaaatattttaatttattgatgaaaatctttactttggcgtttactacgctttgatatattaatttacaaagagagtactgttttcgtatgcataatttatttattgtcctggtattacaTGCGGGTTTTCaagctgtgggccgcttgacgcgagacgtcactcaatgcactaacattcgagactgaattcgtaatcgttttccagtgactcttgttctgttttttttttactgtcgacattgttgttatatttttattgtactttagttgttcatttttgtatgaaaggatggactccAGTCTGAGTACTTCTCGGTCTAAAGACGACTTGTAAGTTATCTCCCATAAAAACGGCTCtttttatcgaaaataaaaaaaaacatggcaacaacagaactttatataatatttctagcaggccttgaaatcccctgaaatgtcactttgacaatgacaaaactttgtttacattttttccatgggattaaaaatccgggtttaaaCTGGACTTAAGAGATATGCAACCTATTTATTGCATTTTCCATCCAGCCGTCCGGTCTCCCTGACAACAAGGTGATCTCAACCAAGCTGGGCGCTATTCCTGAACTCAAGAAGTACATGAAGCGAGTTATGCCCTTCGTACAAATGACGCGCGACCACGTGGAGAGGGTCGGGCTCGACGCGCTGTCTCTGGGACTGCCGTTCGATGAAATGGCTGTGCTTAAGGATAACAAGCAGTATTTGCTCAATGCTTTGGACGTAAGTACAATTTAAGTTAGAATTATGTTAAGTTTTCCGAGATATCGTATAATTGAGTAGTGTTTTgggtaaaaaacaaatattttatatactcAGTTAGTTAGATTATCAAGAGGATACCGATcacgtgtttttagggttccgtagccctgGCATCTGGCATAGAAGTGATTGAGTAAGAGCTTAGTGTATCGTTGCCGGCCCCGAACGTGTTAAAAAGTTGTGCACGACGTGTCTTGAACCGGCTATatattgtttaattgacaaaaaaaatacgtgtccagtattttttgataatttaactCACGGAGTAGCTT
Above is a window of Choristoneura fumiferana chromosome 2, NRCan_CFum_1, whole genome shotgun sequence DNA encoding:
- the LeuRS gene encoding LOW QUALITY PROTEIN: leucyl-tRNA synthetase (The sequence of the model RefSeq protein was modified relative to this genomic sequence to represent the inferred CDS: inserted 1 base in 1 codon), yielding MTTLDRKGTFKVEYLQEIEKKVQAKWDAEKIFEVEAPTDGKPHEKFMCTFPFPYMNGRLHLGHTFSLSKCEFATRYYRLKGKMVLFPFGFHCTGMPIKACADKLKREMEQFGYPPVFPDEEEVAVKDEGDIIPKDKSKGXKSKAVAKAGAAKYQWQIMQSIGVPDEEIKEFADEHYWLDYFPPRAVSDLQRMGIHVDWRRKFITTDANKFFDSFVQWQFHHLRERNKIKYGKRHTIFSPRDRQPCMDHDRSSGEGAGPQEYTLVKMEVLEPLPEVFKSFKGKKISLVAATLRPETMYGQTNCWVHPDIKYIAFETIKDGIFVCTKRAARNMAYQGFTDKDGEFKILKEIVGQDMFGISLKSPLTCYPKIYALPMLTIKEDKGTGIVTSVPSDSPDDYAALVDLQKKPAFRDKYGIKDEMVLPFKPVPILEIPELSNLSAVYLYEKLKIQSQNDKDKLTEAKELVYLKGFYDGVLLVGEYKGQKIQDVKKLLQTKLIKENGAVIYYEPEKTIMSRSGDECVVALCDQWYLDYGTDEWKAQAEKCLAEINTYHDEVRKNFQATLNWLHEYACSRTYGLGTKLPWDQQWLIESLSDSTIYNAYYTIAHYIQGGTFRGDKKNALDIKPEQMTLEVWDYIFFKGAPFPKHTKIPKKSLDLMKASFNFWYPVDVRVSGKDLIQNHLTYYIYNHCAIWPNEEDKWPKGIRANGHLMLNSAKMSKSEGNFLTLAESIEKFSADGMRLTLADSGDSVEDANFVESTADAAILRLYTFIEWVKEMMAAKSTLRTGPYNFHDKVFISEMNMKINQTDDSYNKMLFKEALKSGVFELQAARDKYRELCSEGGLHGELVARYIDTQARLLAPICPHVAEHVWELLGNKTSILHARWPVVDEIDEVAVKASNYFMDATHNFRIYLKNHCAVKKAKKGEAPKQEPKPNKAVIWVAKEYPRWQHIILTTLKELNGPSGLPDNKVISTKLGAIPELKKYMKRVMPFVQMTRDHVERVGLDALSLGLPFDEMAVLKDNKQYLLNALDLDSLEIEYTESPDAPEKTREDCAPGLPHISFSATPGVSVSLVNPAPMSGLFTASVSLSDGDTVERLKAKLAKEVKAIKDVSVLKLWRYVDPSLGPRKIPVAGDHETKCVILESAGVLKVDVAAGTVQLAHNGKNIEVGTQLVYTYDK